The following proteins come from a genomic window of Sorghum bicolor cultivar BTx623 chromosome 3, Sorghum_bicolor_NCBIv3, whole genome shotgun sequence:
- the LOC8075537 gene encoding indole-3-pyruvate monooxygenase YUCCA2, producing MDPWSESEGKRAHDPIFKCFSQNHHFKEMSTDAAVALSERCPCIWVSGPIIVGAGPSGLAVAACLKEKGISSLILERSSCIASLWQLKTYDRLSLHLPRKFCELPLLPFPANYPIYPSKQQFVAYLESYAARFGISPTYNRTVVCAEYDEQLLLWRVRTQTSGTTGQEVEYLSRWLIVATGENAEAVQPDIGGLQEFPGTIMHTSAYKSGSAFTGKRVLVVGCGNSGMEVCLDLCNHNAEPHIVVRDAVHILPREMLGHSTFGLSMWLLKWLPVHVVDRVLLCIAWAMLGDTAQLGLKRPAFGPLELKSLSGKTPVLDVGTFAKIKSGDIKVRPAVRQISGRVVEFADGGLAEFDAIVLATGYKSNVPFWLKDRELFSEKDGLPRKAFPNGWKGENGLYSVGFTRRGLMGTSVEARSIAHDIEQQWKAKGTHPDAG from the exons ATGGATCCTTGGAGTGAAAGTGAGGGCAAGAGAGCCCATGATCCTATCTTCAAATGTTTCAGCCAAAACCACCACTTCAAGGAAATGAGCACAGATGCTGCTGTTGCTCTCTCTGAGAGATGTCCATGCATCTGGGTTTCAGGTCCAATTATCGTTGGTGCAGGACCATCAGGGCTTGCTGTTGCTGCATGTCTCAAGGAGAAGGGGATCAGCAGCCTTATTCTTGAGCGCTCCAGCTGCATAGCTTCCCTCTGGCAGCTCAAGACGTATGATCGTCTCAGCCTTCATCTTCCTCGGAAATTTTGTGAGCTTCCTCTGTTGCCTTTCCCTGCCAACTACCCGATATATCCCTCAAAGCAGCAGTTTGTAGCCTACCTGGAGAGCTATGCTGCAAGATTTGGCATAAGTCCCACGTACAATCGCACAGTGGTGTGCGCAGAGTACGATGAACAGCTTCTGCTATGGCGTGTGAGGACGCAGACTTCTGGCACAACGGGACAGGAGGTGGAGTATTTATCCCGGTGGCTTATTGTGGCAACTGGTGAGAATGCTGAGGCTGTGCAGCCAGATATTGGTGGTCTACAAGAGTTCCCGGGAACAATCATGCACACCAGTGCATATAAAAGCGGCAGTGCATTCACTGGGAAGCGTGTTCTTGTTGTCGGGTGTGGAAACTCTGGGATGGAGGTGTGCCTAGACCTCTGCAACCACAATGCAGAGCCCCATATTGTAGTAAGAGATGCT GTACACATCTTGCCCAGGGAGATGCTTGGTCACTCCACCTTTGGTCTGTCAATGTGGCTGCTCAAGTGGCTCCCAGTCCACGTTGTGGACCGTGTTCTACTGTGCATAGCCTGGGCCATGCTTGGGGATACTGCTCAGCTCGGGCTAAAGCGGCCGGCCTTTGGTCCTCTTGAGCTCAAGTCACTGTCAGGGAAGACCCCAGTTCTTGACGtcggcacatttgcaaagattAAGTCTGGTGATATCAAG GTACGACCTGCCGTAAGACAGATATCAGGAAGAGTGGTAGAATTTGCGGATGGTGGGTTGGCGGAGTTTGATGCCATTGTGCTTGCGACTGGCTACAAGAGCAACGTTCCCTTCTGGTTGAAG GACCGAGAGTTATTTTCTGAAAAAGATGGCTTGCCAAGAAAAGCATTTCCAAACGGGTGGAAGGGTGAGAACGGCCTGTACTCGGTTGGATTCACCCGGCGTGGACTGATGGGGACCTCGGTCGAAGCCAGGAGCATTGCCCACGACATCGAGCAGCAATGGAAGGCCAAAGGGACGCATCCGGATGCTGGATGA
- the LOC8062134 gene encoding sphinganine C4-monooxygenase 1, whose amino-acid sequence MGPFMSAEELVVTLAPVVVYWVYAGIYELLLARTTVLDKYRLHSRREEETKNIASRKDVVRGVLLQQAIQVAISVAVLKLPGHGAAAAANADGLAAPPPAAAAEPFLVTATRFGVAMLVYDAWQYFMHRLMHSVPYMYRRFHSWHHRVAAPYAYAAQYGHPVDAVLTETMSGAAAYLASGMSPRVAAAFFIFATVKGVDDHCGVAVPWNPFQAAFQNNTAYHDVHHQRSGGRCNFSQPFFVIWDHLLGTHAPYVMRHRDGGGLVVKAFIKDRKMQ is encoded by the exons ATGGGGCCGTTCATGAGCGCCGAGGAGCTGGTGGTGACGCTGGCGCCGGTGGTCGTGTACTGGGTGTACGCGGGCATCTACGAGCTGCTGCTGGCGCGCACCACGGTGCTGGACAAGTACAGGCTGCACTCGAGGCGGGAAGAGGAGACCAAGAACATCGCCTCCAGGAAGGACGTCGTCAGAGGGGTGCTCCTGCAGCAGGCCATCCAGGTCGCCATCTCCGTCGCCGTCCTCAAG CTACCGGGACACGGTGCTGCTGCCGCAGCCAACGCCGACGGTctcgcggcgccgccgccggcggcggcggcggagccgTTCCTGGTGACGGCGACGCGGTTCGGCGTGGCGATGCTGGTGTACGACGCGTGGCAGTACTTCATGCACAGGCTCATGCACTCGGTCCCCTATATGTACCGGCGGTTCCACTCGTGGCACCACCGCGTGGCGGCGCCGTACGCGTACGCGGCGCAGTACGGGCACCCCGTGGACGCCGTGCTCACGGAGACGATGTCGGGCGCCGCCGCGTACCTGGCCTCGGGGATGTCCCCTCGCGTCGCCGCGGCCTTCTTCATCTTCGCCACCGTCAAGGGCGTGGACGACCACTGCGGCGTCGCCGTGCCCTGGAACCCGTTCCAGGCCGCGTTCCAGAACAACACCGCCTACCACGACGTGCACCACCAGCGCAGCGGCGGCCGGTGCAACTTCTCCCAGCCCTTCTTCGTGATCTGGGACCACCTGCTCGGCACGCACGCGCCGTACGTCATGAGGCACAGGGACGGTGGCGGGCTCGTGGTCAAGGCCTTCATCAAGGATCGTAAGATGCAATAG